Sequence from the Corallococcus sp. EGB genome:
TGCCCGTCTGGGCCCCCGAGGGCGCGCAGGGTCTGGAGGAGAAGCCGGACTTCGAATACGTGAACGGCACCACGCTGCCGGGCGGCCTCAACACCTTCCAGACGCCGGGGCCCACGGAGGCCATGTACACGCTCTGGCTCCAGAAGAGCCCGCACGCCGTGGTGTTCATCTCCGACCTGCTGTCACATGAAGGCAAGCGCACGCCGGACTTCGTCCCCGGCGAGTATCAAGACGAGCCGCTGCGCACGCGCACCAGCATCCAGCGCATCCTGGACCACCTGCCCATCCAGACCGTCTGCTTCGCGCACGGCGCGCCCATCCTCAAGGACGGCGCCAACGCCCTGCGCAAGGCCCTGGAACAGGACGACGAGTTCCCGCACGCCCCCGCGCCCTGAAGCCCTCAGTCCGGCGGCAGCTCGCGCACCAGCACGTGGCCGCCGTCCTGGCCCGGAGGCGCCAGTTCCAGCCGGGCGCCCCGCTCCGCGCGGTCCAGCAGCGCGCCCAGGGACAGCAGGTCCGTGACGGGGATGCGGACCGCGGACCGCGGTGAAGCTCCCCGGAGCATCGCCCGGGCCACGCGGGTCTCGTCGCTCAA
This genomic interval carries:
- a CDS encoding MBL fold metallo-hydrolase; this translates as MSEPKAQAKKTEEIVPGVHHWTVSDDRLGGIRSDAYAVVDDDGTVTLIDPLPIDEKALRKLGDIDAIVLTAGNHQRSAWRMRKAFGVPVWAPEGAQGLEEKPDFEYVNGTTLPGGLNTFQTPGPTEAMYTLWLQKSPHAVVFISDLLSHEGKRTPDFVPGEYQDEPLRTRTSIQRILDHLPIQTVCFAHGAPILKDGANALRKALEQDDEFPHAPAP